Part of the Catalinimonas alkaloidigena genome is shown below.
GAACTAAAGCGCTGGGAAAAACTGCTGACTGATAAGCATGTCATCCGAGTCGCCAATAGCGGCCACTTTCCCCAGGAAGAAGCCAGTGAGCAATTGGTCAAAGCCTTGAGCGCTTTTGTAGGTAAATCCTAACCCACTAACCAAGACCAAGAGAAAACAAAGATACTGATTTATAAGCAGTGCATATCTTGCTTAGCAAATTTCTCCCCTATTTCATGGAAAAGATGAACATATATGGCTTTTCCAAATTATGTAATTGAGTATAAAGTATATGCTCCTTGATTTTGCTTTACTTTTTAACCTGATTCTCTATGAAAGAATGGATTTTTTCTTCTTTTGATGTGCTGCTGCCTACCGTAGTTTCTACAGTCTTGGTATATGCTCTGGTGATCATTTATACTCGCATATTTGGCTTGCGCAGCTTCTCCAAAATGTCAGCTTTTGACTTTGCCATGACTGTAGCAGTGGGTACTTTATTATCTTCTACCATCATCAACAAAAGTCCCAGCGTAGTGCAGAGCGCAGTGGCCTTGCTAAGTCTGTATTTTTTGCAACTCATTGTAGCAGTACTCAGGCAGAGGCTAAGCTGGTTTAACAATGCTGTAGACAACCAGCCGCTCTTGCTCATGGATGGCCCAAATATTTTACATGAAAACCTACGAAAGGCACAGCTCAGCGAAGACGACCTGCGCTCCAAACTCCGGGAAGCCAATGTGCTTAACTATCAACAGGTAAAAGCAGTGGTTTTTGAAACTACCGGTGATGTATCAGTCCTCCATACCGGAGAAGACGCCCAACTTGATACAGATATTCTGAAAGGAGTGCAGGGGGTTTCTAAGTTAGCATAACTACCGGTGTGTATCTTCATTTTCCAGCATACTGAGGTAGCTATAGTAGCGGCTGCCCGCAATTTTTCCTTCTTCTACGGCATCCATCACCGCACAGCCCGGCTCATGGGTATGGGTACAGTCATGAAACTTGCATTCGCCCAGCAGTTCTCGCATTTCCGGGAAGTAATGGCTAAGCTCACCCTCATTGATGTCCATCAGCCCCAGCTCTTTGATGCCGGGCGTATCTATCACAAAAGTATCTTTCTCTATGGCAAACATCTCAGCATAGGTAGTGGTATGCACGCCCTTGTTGGCAAAGGTAGAAACCTTAGCTGTTTTCTGTTCCAGAGAAGGATCTATCTGATTGAGTAAAGTAGATTTTCCCACTCCCGAATGCCCCGTAATAAGACTGGTTTTGTGCAGCAATGCCTCTTTTACATTTGCTACATCCTGCTGGTCAAAAGCAGAGATTTCCATGCATGGGTATCCGATAGATTCGTACATTTCCATCAGCTCCTTTTGTTGCTGTTGTTGTTCTCTTTCCAGCATGTCTTTTTTATTGAAAACAATCAAGGCAGGGATACGAAAAGAGTCGGCAGATACTAAAAAACGATCAATAAAACCCAGCGATGTGCGAGGCAGTATCAGGGTGGCAAGCAACACTGCCTGGTCAATGTTAGTAGCGATCAGATGACCGTGATGCTTTTTGTGGGTGGATTTTCGGATGATGTAATTTTCTCTTGGGTGGATATCTGTGATCACCGCTGTACCTTCTTCTCCTTCTTCTAATTCCAGTTCCACCTTATCGCCTACCGCAACCGGGTTCGTCACTTTTAGCCCTTTAATTTTGAACTTGCCTCTCAGACGACAGGGATAGACCTGCCCATCTTCAGCTAATACATTGTACCATGATCCGGTTGATTTGATTACTTTACCTTCCAACTCACTTCTTTTTGTTTGCAATATACTCCATAATCAATTTAGTCGCTCCTGTATTTTCCTGTATATAGGCACGGCAGTCAGCAGCCACAGCCTGTCTTTTCTCTTCATGATTAAAGAAGTGCTTAAACTTCATTCTTAGTTCCTTAAAGTCACCTACTGTAAAAGCTACTCCTCGTTTAAGTAAAGCATTGGCTTCATTGACATGTCGGTAGCTTTTATCTCCAAAGAAGATGGGCATACCAAAAGTAGCAGGCTCAAGAATGTTATGCAGACTTTTTCCAAAAGCTCCTCCTACGTAGGCATATTCGCCATAGCGGTACAGTGAGGTAAGCATCCCTACATTATCAATGATCAGTACCCTGTAGTTGGTTATGGTTTCTTTTTTGATTTTTGAATAGCGCACCGTTTTATAAGGTAGCTCTTTTTCTATCCTTAGCAGTACTTCTTCCTCTATATTATGAGGAGCAATGATAAACTTGATATCATCTACCACTTCTTTCATGAAGGGAAGAAGGACCTCCATATCGGCTGACCAACTGCTGCCAATGACCATAGTAGAGCTTTCTCCCTTAAAAGCTGCAGCAAGCTCGTTTTTCGGCACGTGACTGCAGATATCCGCTACCCGGTCAAAGCGGGTATCGCCTGCCAGGCTCACCTTGTTGATGCCAATCTTTTTCAGCAAGTCTACTGTATTTTGGTCTTGCGGAAAGAAGTAGCTCACTTTGCGCAGCATATTTCTATAGAAACTGCCATACCAGCGGAAAGGGGCTGAATTTTCTCTTAGCAAAGTTGATACTGATACGGAAGGGATGTTTCGCTGCTTTAAAACGGATAAATAGCCGTACCAGAATTCGTATTTGATAAAGAATGCTGCCTTTGGTTTTATATAATCCAGAAAGCGTTCGGCATTACGTTTCCCATCCAGCGGCAGGTAACATACCAGGTCCGCTACTTCGTAATTCCTGCGTACTTCATAGCCTGAGGGTGAGAAGAAAGTGAGTACAATCTGTAGCTTAGGGTTTTGTTCTTTCATAGCCTCCATCAGAGGTCGCCCCTGCTCAAATTCACCCAATGAGGCACAATGAAACCAGTACACAGGCTGACGTGGATTTCGGCTTTGGCTAAAGGCTTTGAGCTCGTTAAAAACACCTTTTCTTCCCTTTAAAAACTTCCTGTTACTCGCTGAAAAAGGGTAGCTTATCCATAGTGCCAACCTAATCAGGCTTACTATGATTCTATATGCAAACAATATTTTTGTTTTTTAGTCCGGTTTAGTACTGACGCACATCCATTCCCTTAAGTAGTGAATGATATATACAATTACTTCTTTAAAAATGAAGTAAACGAATTTAGAATTTTACTGTTATGCTTTTTCCACAAAAAAAGCCCTCCCTGAGCGGAAGAGCTTTTCCAGTTCAAGAATTTGTTCTACTTACTTCTTAGAGAGATATTCAGAAACACCTTCTTTTGTAGCCTTCATGGCTTCTTTGCCTTCTTCCCAGTTTGCAGGGCAAACTTCACCATGCTTTTCTACATATTGCAGGGCATCTACCAGGCGAAGTGTTTCGTCAATATTTCTTCCCAGCGGAAGGTCGTTGATGGTTTCGTGTCTTACAGTTCCTTCTTTGTCTATCAGGAACGTTCCACGATAAGCTACCGGCAGACCTTCAAAAATTAGCTCACCTTCATCGTCGTAATCGTATTCACCGGCCAGCACGCCAAATTTTCTGGCGACTATTTTGGCAGCGTCAGCGACAACAGGGTAAGTTACACCCTCAATACCACCCTCCTCCTGAGGAGTCATCATCCAGGCCAGGTGTGTTTCTTCGGTATCGCAAGAGCAGCCTACTACCGCTACATCGCGCTTCTCAAATTCTGCCAGTTTTTCCTGAAAAGCCAGGATTTCTGTAGGACATACAAAGGTGAAATCTTTAGGGTAGAAGAAAAACGCAACGTATTTATTGCCGATATACTGATCAAGTGAAAAGTTCTCAACGATTTCCTCACCATTGACAACCGCCGGTGCATTGATCAAAGGAGCTTTTTTTCCTACTAATGACATAGATAAAATTTAATTAAAAATGAATATTTGGTTTTACTTTATTTAGAATCAATTGCTGATCTCTATTTCCTGTGCAGGATCTTCTTTTAAGCCGTTGATCTGCACATGAATGTTTTTGATCTTAAGATTTCTGATATTTTTCTTTTCAAAGTACTGCTGAATCAGCTGGTCCAGTTCCTCATCATGATAATCAATGATCTCCTGGGTATTGCTGCAATAAATGTGGCTATGCTGCTCCATATTTACATCGTAGCGCATAAAACCTGCATCAGAAGCCACCTTTCCCGCCAACCCACTGCTCACAAAAGTATCCAGCGTTTTGTAGACTGTACCTAAAGAGATACTGGGATTTTGGGGCCGAACCACTTCAAAAATTCTTTCTGCAGTAGGATGCTGGTTCATAGTTTTGAGCAATGCCTGATATACCACCATACGTTGCTGTGTCGCCTTCAGCCCCGCCCCACTCAGTATTTCACGTATGTCTTCCAACTGCTCTTTCATAAAGCTGCAAAGGTATATATTCTATTCAATGGAGAAAATTTCTCAGGTAGAAATTTTTCTGCTTTAGTATTGAATGTTTTCATGCTCTACAAGCAAATCATTAGACCAAATGTTCCTGAAAAGGCTTATTTTTTGAAAATTTCGTATTCTGAATAAATGCTTTGAAGTTTTACGCCTTTTAATGCTATTTTTAGCTACCCCTCTCCTTCTCTTCCCCAGCCGAAAAATTATACATTTTATCTTATTACGAAATAATTCGTAATAAGCTATGGGGAAGAAAAAAAATATCAAACCTTCAGAAAACGAGCTGGCTATTTTGCAAATCCTCTGGGAGAAAGGGCCAAGCACAGTGCGGGAGGTCAACGAACTGCTGAGCGTAGAAAAACCAACCGGCTATACCACTACCCTTAAATTTATGCAGATCATGCACGATAAGGGATTGCTGAGCCGCACGACCGAAGGTGCCAAAGGCCGCTCCCATATTTATAAGGCAGAAGTACAGGAGTCGCAGGTCAATAACCACCTGCTGGACCAGTTTGTCAATCGTGTCTTCAAAGGTTCTACCAGCCAGTTGGTGATGCGGGCGCTGGGTAGAAAAACCCCCTCAGCCGAGGAGATAGAAGAGATCAAAAAGTTTTTGGATAAACTTGATAAAAGTGATGAATCATGAATTTTTTAAGCTACTCTCCACAACTTCAGCGTGCTTCTGAAGCTCTCGGCATCACGCTCCTGCATTCACTCTGGCAGGGAATGCTGCTAATGGTAATACTCTGGTGCCTACTTCGCCTTATCCGTTACGAAAAAGCAAGCTTGCGCTTCATCCTTGCTTTTAGCAGTCTCATGCTCATACTACTTGCCTTCAGCTCTACGCTTTATCATGAATGGGACAGCCTCAAACCTTTACCTGCTGTAAACCAAAGTTTTAGCACCCAGGCCATTGGTCAAGCTATAGAACTGATGGACTTGGAAGTCAGTACTCATTCCAGCCTCTGGGCTCAAATCAAAAGTGAAGTTTATACTTTATTTTATCAACTGGCTGAAAATGCTAGCTTGCTAGCTAGTGCATGGCTTATAGGCAGTCTATTGTTCAGCTTTCGCCTGAGCCTGGGACTATGGCAAATTCATCAACTCAAACAGAAGAAACAGGCTTTACCCGAATTCTGGAAAGCAAAATCATTGGAGTTACAGCAGGTTCTAGGCATTCGTCAAAAAGTTGAAATCAGCACCAATGATACACTGGACAGCCCGCTTACTTTAGGCTGGCTCAAGCCAATGATTCTACTGCCTGCCAGCATGCTTACGGCCATGCCTGCTGAGCAGATAGAAAGCATATTGGTACACGAGCTGGCGCACATCCGTCGGCATGATTATCTGTGGAACCTGCTACAATCTGTAGCCGAAGTTATCCTTTTCTACCATCCGGCATACTGGTACATCGCTTCAGTGCTGGAGCAGGAAAGTGAGCATGCCTGCGATGCGATTACCCTCAAAATCACCGGGCGACCACAGATCTATGCCCAGGCGCTTTTACAGGTGGCTTCTTTACGTACTACTATATCAACGGTTGGGCTTTCTACCCGGGACCGTGGCAAAGGGCGCTCCGGCTTTGCCGAAAGAATTCGCAGAATCGTAGCGCCTCAGCAGAAAAAGAAAGGTGTGCAGC
Proteins encoded:
- a CDS encoding peroxiredoxin, with protein sequence MSLVGKKAPLINAPAVVNGEEIVENFSLDQYIGNKYVAFFFYPKDFTFVCPTEILAFQEKLAEFEKRDVAVVGCSCDTEETHLAWMMTPQEEGGIEGVTYPVVADAAKIVARKFGVLAGEYDYDDEGELIFEGLPVAYRGTFLIDKEGTVRHETINDLPLGRNIDETLRLVDALQYVEKHGEVCPANWEEGKEAMKATKEGVSEYLSKK
- the rsgA gene encoding ribosome small subunit-dependent GTPase A — encoded protein: MQTKRSELEGKVIKSTGSWYNVLAEDGQVYPCRLRGKFKIKGLKVTNPVAVGDKVELELEEGEEGTAVITDIHPRENYIIRKSTHKKHHGHLIATNIDQAVLLATLILPRTSLGFIDRFLVSADSFRIPALIVFNKKDMLEREQQQQQKELMEMYESIGYPCMEISAFDQQDVANVKEALLHKTSLITGHSGVGKSTLLNQIDPSLEQKTAKVSTFANKGVHTTTYAEMFAIEKDTFVIDTPGIKELGLMDINEGELSHYFPEMRELLGECKFHDCTHTHEPGCAVMDAVEEGKIAGSRYYSYLSMLENEDTHR
- a CDS encoding Fur family transcriptional regulator, with product MKEQLEDIREILSGAGLKATQQRMVVYQALLKTMNQHPTAERIFEVVRPQNPSISLGTVYKTLDTFVSSGLAGKVASDAGFMRYDVNMEQHSHIYCSNTQEIIDYHDEELDQLIQQYFEKKNIRNLKIKNIHVQINGLKEDPAQEIEISN
- a CDS encoding DUF421 domain-containing protein, with product MKEWIFSSFDVLLPTVVSTVLVYALVIIYTRIFGLRSFSKMSAFDFAMTVAVGTLLSSTIINKSPSVVQSAVALLSLYFLQLIVAVLRQRLSWFNNAVDNQPLLLMDGPNILHENLRKAQLSEDDLRSKLREANVLNYQQVKAVVFETTGDVSVLHTGEDAQLDTDILKGVQGVSKLA
- a CDS encoding BlaI/MecI/CopY family transcriptional regulator, with the translated sequence MGKKKNIKPSENELAILQILWEKGPSTVREVNELLSVEKPTGYTTTLKFMQIMHDKGLLSRTTEGAKGRSHIYKAEVQESQVNNHLLDQFVNRVFKGSTSQLVMRALGRKTPSAEEIEEIKKFLDKLDKSDES
- a CDS encoding M56 family metallopeptidase, with translation MNFLSYSPQLQRASEALGITLLHSLWQGMLLMVILWCLLRLIRYEKASLRFILAFSSLMLILLAFSSTLYHEWDSLKPLPAVNQSFSTQAIGQAIELMDLEVSTHSSLWAQIKSEVYTLFYQLAENASLLASAWLIGSLLFSFRLSLGLWQIHQLKQKKQALPEFWKAKSLELQQVLGIRQKVEISTNDTLDSPLTLGWLKPMILLPASMLTAMPAEQIESILVHELAHIRRHDYLWNLLQSVAEVILFYHPAYWYIASVLEQESEHACDAITLKITGRPQIYAQALLQVASLRTTISTVGLSTRDRGKGRSGFAERIRRIVAPQQKKKGVQPLPFLLSFCLIGFMLFAFTLKNPFEEQDLPEQETETARDTLLYAPYLQIFDGYGQQIFNGNGESVVKRVILK
- a CDS encoding 3-deoxy-D-manno-octulosonic acid transferase; this encodes MALWISYPFSASNRKFLKGRKGVFNELKAFSQSRNPRQPVYWFHCASLGEFEQGRPLMEAMKEQNPKLQIVLTFFSPSGYEVRRNYEVADLVCYLPLDGKRNAERFLDYIKPKAAFFIKYEFWYGYLSVLKQRNIPSVSVSTLLRENSAPFRWYGSFYRNMLRKVSYFFPQDQNTVDLLKKIGINKVSLAGDTRFDRVADICSHVPKNELAAAFKGESSTMVIGSSWSADMEVLLPFMKEVVDDIKFIIAPHNIEEEVLLRIEKELPYKTVRYSKIKKETITNYRVLIIDNVGMLTSLYRYGEYAYVGGAFGKSLHNILEPATFGMPIFFGDKSYRHVNEANALLKRGVAFTVGDFKELRMKFKHFFNHEEKRQAVAADCRAYIQENTGATKLIMEYIANKKK